Proteins from a single region of Bos javanicus breed banteng chromosome 7, ARS-OSU_banteng_1.0, whole genome shotgun sequence:
- the APBB3 gene encoding amyloid-beta A4 precursor protein-binding family B member 3 isoform X5, which translates to MLGKDYMLAIILVNCDDDLWGDQSLEGEPGLPPGWRKIRDAAGTYYWHVPSGSTQWQRPTWESGDAEDPGKKTEGIWGLRPPKGRSFSSLESSLDQSNSLSWYGEESYIQRMEPGAKCFAVRSLGWVEVPEEDLVPGKSSIAVNNCIQQLAQTRSRSQPPDGAWGEGQNMLMILKKDAMSLVNPLDHSLIHCQPLVHIRVWGVGSSKGRSTPISDPARDFAFVAGDKDSCMLKCHVFRCDVPAKAIASALHGLCAQILSERVEVSGDSPCCSLDPITPEDLPRQVELLDAVSQAAQKYEALYMGSLPVTKAMGMDVLNEAIGTLTTRGDRDTWVPAMLSVSDSVMTAHPIQAEAGAEEEPLWQCPVRLVTFIGVGRDPHTFGLIADLGHQSFQCAAFWCQPHAGGLSEAVQAACMVQYQKCLVASAARGKAWGAQARARLRLKRTSSVDSPGGPLPLPMLKGGVGGAGAAPRKRGVFSFLDAFRLKPSLLHMP; encoded by the exons ATGCTGGGCAAGGATTACATGCTGGCCATCATTCTGGTCAACTGCGATG ACGACTTGTGGGGGGACCAGAGTCTGGAGGGGGAGCCAGGCCTGCCCCCTGGCTGGAGGAAGATCCGCGATGCTGCAGGTACTTATTATTGGCATGTACCCAGCGGTAGCACTCAGTGGCAGCGCCCAACCTGGGAGTCAGGAGATGCAGAGGACCCAGGCAAG AAGACAGAGGGAATTTGGGGACTTCGGCCTCCCAAGGGGAGATCCTTCTCCAGCCTGGAGAGCTCACTGGACCAGAG TAACTCTCTGTCCTGGTATGGTGAAGAATCCTACATCCAGAGAATGGAGCCAGGGGCTAAG TGCTTTGCAGTCCGCTCTCTGGGCTGGGTGGAAGTACCTGAAGAGGACCTGGTACCGGGGAAGAGCAGTATCGCTGTCAATAACTGCATCCAGCAGCTGGCCCAGACCCGAAGCCGCAGTCAGCCCCCAGATGGTGCCTGGGGTGAG GGCCAGAACATGCTGATGATCCTGAAAAAGGATGCCATGAGCCTGGTGAATCCCCTGGACCACAGTCTGATCCACTGCCAGCCTCTGGTGCACATCCGTGTATGGGGTGTGGGCAGCTCCAAGGGCCGGT CTACCCCCATCTCTGACCCTGCCAGGGACTTCGCTTTTGTGGCGGGTGACAAAGACAGCTGTATGCTCAAGTGCCATGTATTTCGCTGTGACGTCCCTGCTAAGGCCATTGCCAGTGCCCTACATGGGCTTTGTGCCCAG ATCTTGTCGGAGCGAGTGGAGGTCAGTGGTGATTCCCCTTGCTGCTCACTAGACCCCATTACCCCTGAAGACCTGCCTCGACAAG TGGAGCTACTGGATGCTGTGAGCCAGGCTGCTCAGAAGTACGAGGCACTGTACATGGGGAGCCTGCCAGTCACCAAAGCCATGG GCATGGATGTGCTGAACGAGGCCATTGGTACGCTCACCACCCGTGGGGACCGGGACACCTGGGTCCCTGCcatgctcagtgtgtctgactctgttatgACTGCACATCCCATTCAG GCAGAGGCTGGTGCAGAGGAGGAACCACTGTGGCAGTGTCCTGTGCGCCTCGTGACCTTTATTGGTGTTGGTCGTGACCCACACACCTTTGGTCTCATTGCTGACCTGGGCCATCAGAGCTTCCAGTGTGCAGCCTTCTGGTGCCAGCCCCATGCAGGGGGACTCTCTGAAGCTGTGCAGGCGGCTTGCATG GTTCAGTACCAGAAGTGTCTTGTGGCCTCTGCAGCTCGAGGCAAGGCCTGGGGTGCCCAGGCCCGTGCACGCCTGCGGCTCAAGCGGACCAGCTCTGTGGACTCCCCAGGAGGTCCCTTGCCACTTCCCATGCTCAAAGGAGGGGTTGGGGGTGCAGGAGCAGCCCCTCGAAAGCGGGGTGTCTTCTCTTTTCTTGATGCCTTCCGGCTGAAACCCTCTCTGCTCCACATGCCCTAA
- the APBB3 gene encoding amyloid-beta A4 precursor protein-binding family B member 3 isoform X4, with protein MEPGAKCFAVRSLGWVEVPEEDLVPGKSSIAVNNCIQQLAQTRSRSQPPDGAWGEGQNMLMILKKDAMSLVNPLDHSLIHCQPLVHIRVWGVGSSKGRDFAFVAGDKDSCMLKCHVFRCDVPAKAIASALHGLCAQILSERVEVSGDSPCCSLDPITPEDLPRQVELLDAVSQAAQKYEALYMGSLPVTKAMDPSLRLGDTEVGMSPLGMDVLNEAIGTLTTRGDRDTWVPAMLSVSDSVMTAHPIQAEAGAEEEPLWQCPVRLVTFIGVGRDPHTFGLIADLGHQSFQCAAFWCQPHAGGLSEAVQAACMVQYQKCLVASAARGKAWGAQARARLRLKRTSSVDSPGGPLPLPMLKGGVGGAGAAPRKRGVFSFLDAFRLKPSLLHMP; from the exons ATGGAGCCAGGGGCTAAG TGCTTTGCAGTCCGCTCTCTGGGCTGGGTGGAAGTACCTGAAGAGGACCTGGTACCGGGGAAGAGCAGTATCGCTGTCAATAACTGCATCCAGCAGCTGGCCCAGACCCGAAGCCGCAGTCAGCCCCCAGATGGTGCCTGGGGTGAG GGCCAGAACATGCTGATGATCCTGAAAAAGGATGCCATGAGCCTGGTGAATCCCCTGGACCACAGTCTGATCCACTGCCAGCCTCTGGTGCACATCCGTGTATGGGGTGTGGGCAGCTCCAAGGGCCG GGACTTCGCTTTTGTGGCGGGTGACAAAGACAGCTGTATGCTCAAGTGCCATGTATTTCGCTGTGACGTCCCTGCTAAGGCCATTGCCAGTGCCCTACATGGGCTTTGTGCCCAG ATCTTGTCGGAGCGAGTGGAGGTCAGTGGTGATTCCCCTTGCTGCTCACTAGACCCCATTACCCCTGAAGACCTGCCTCGACAAG TGGAGCTACTGGATGCTGTGAGCCAGGCTGCTCAGAAGTACGAGGCACTGTACATGGGGAGCCTGCCAGTCACCAAAGCCATGG ATCCTTCTTTACGCCTGGGAGACACTGAGGTGGGCATGTCCCCCCTAGGCATGGATGTGCTGAACGAGGCCATTGGTACGCTCACCACCCGTGGGGACCGGGACACCTGGGTCCCTGCcatgctcagtgtgtctgactctgttatgACTGCACATCCCATTCAG GCAGAGGCTGGTGCAGAGGAGGAACCACTGTGGCAGTGTCCTGTGCGCCTCGTGACCTTTATTGGTGTTGGTCGTGACCCACACACCTTTGGTCTCATTGCTGACCTGGGCCATCAGAGCTTCCAGTGTGCAGCCTTCTGGTGCCAGCCCCATGCAGGGGGACTCTCTGAAGCTGTGCAGGCGGCTTGCATG GTTCAGTACCAGAAGTGTCTTGTGGCCTCTGCAGCTCGAGGCAAGGCCTGGGGTGCCCAGGCCCGTGCACGCCTGCGGCTCAAGCGGACCAGCTCTGTGGACTCCCCAGGAGGTCCCTTGCCACTTCCCATGCTCAAAGGAGGGGTTGGGGGTGCAGGAGCAGCCCCTCGAAAGCGGGGTGTCTTCTCTTTTCTTGATGCCTTCCGGCTGAAACCCTCTCTGCTCCACATGCCCTAA
- the SRA1 gene encoding steroid receptor RNA activator 1 isoform X3: MAELYVKPGNTERGWNDPPQFSYGLQTQAGGPKRSPLTKRVAAPQDGSPRVPTSETSPGLPPMGPPPPSSKASRPPQFVGSCPPSRTEPMDSPVVESETLLEDVLRPLERALEDCRGHIKKQVCDDISRRLALLQEQWAGGKLSMPVKKRMALLVQGLLWKLSVCWQNQRKATSVIFMWSLLTVKITPLKIPPSNFELYCPEEYPVADSKIHFMIKI, encoded by the exons ATGGCGGAGCTGTATGTGAAGCCGG GCAACACGGAGCGCGGCTGGAACGATCCGCCGCAGTTCTCCTATGGGCTGCAGACCCAGGCTGGCGGACCCAAGCGCTCGCCTCTCACCAAGAGGGTCGCCGCTCCCCAGGATGGATCCCCCAGAG TCCCTACCTCAGAGACATCTCCTGGGCTCCCCCCAATGGGGCCTCCACCTCCTTCAAGTAAGGCTTCCAGACCCCCCCAATTTGTGGGGAGCTGTCCTCCCTCCAGAACGGAGCCCATGGATTCCCCAGTCGTTGAGTCTGAGACTCTGCTGGAAGATGTACTGAGACCTTTGGAACGGGCATTGGAGGACTGCCGTGGCCACATAAAG AAGCAGGTATGTGATGACATCAGCCGACGCCTGGCTCTGCTGCAGGAACAGTGGGCTGGAGGGAAGCTGTCAATGCCTGTAAAGAAGAGGATGGCTCTGCTGGTGCAAG GATTATTGTGGAAACTCAGTGTTTGCTGGCAGAACCAAAGGAAAGCAACATCCGTTATTTTCATGTGGTCACTGCTGACTGTCAAGATTACCCCCTTGAAGATTCCACCCTCAAACTTTGAACTATACTGTCCAGAAGAATACCCAGTTGCAGACTCTAAAATACATTTCATGATCAAAATTTAA
- the SRA1 gene encoding steroid receptor RNA activator 1 isoform X1 gives MAELYVKPGNTERGWNDPPQFSYGLQTQAGGPKRSPLTKRVAAPQDGSPRVPTSETSPGLPPMGPPPPSSKASRPPQFVGSCPPSRTEPMDSPVVESETLLEDVLRPLERALEDCRGHIKKQVCDDISRRLALLQEQWAGGKLSMPVKKRMALLVQELSSHQWDAADDIHRSLMVDHVTEVSQWMVGVKRLIAVKRSLFSEEEANEEKSIATAEQNQTVPGIQHDL, from the exons ATGGCGGAGCTGTATGTGAAGCCGG GCAACACGGAGCGCGGCTGGAACGATCCGCCGCAGTTCTCCTATGGGCTGCAGACCCAGGCTGGCGGACCCAAGCGCTCGCCTCTCACCAAGAGGGTCGCCGCTCCCCAGGATGGATCCCCCAGAG TCCCTACCTCAGAGACATCTCCTGGGCTCCCCCCAATGGGGCCTCCACCTCCTTCAAGTAAGGCTTCCAGACCCCCCCAATTTGTGGGGAGCTGTCCTCCCTCCAGAACGGAGCCCATGGATTCCCCAGTCGTTGAGTCTGAGACTCTGCTGGAAGATGTACTGAGACCTTTGGAACGGGCATTGGAGGACTGCCGTGGCCACATAAAG AAGCAGGTATGTGATGACATCAGCCGACGCCTGGCTCTGCTGCAGGAACAGTGGGCTGGAGGGAAGCTGTCAATGCCTGTAAAGAAGAGGATGGCTCTGCTGGTGCAAG AGCTTTCAAGCCACCAGTGGGATGCAGCAGATGACATCCACCGCTCACTCATGGTTGACCATGTGACTGAGGTCAGTCAGTGGATGGTGGGAGTTAAAAGATTAATTGCGGTAAAGAGGAGTCTGTTTTCAGAGGAGGAGGCCAATGAAGAGAAATCCATAGCCACAGCTGAGCAGAATCAAACTGTACCAGGCATCCAGCATGACCTGTGA
- the APBB3 gene encoding amyloid-beta A4 precursor protein-binding family B member 3 isoform X3, which translates to MLGKDYMLAIILVNCDDDLWGDQSLEGEPGLPPGWRKIRDAAGTYYWHVPSGSTQWQRPTWESGDAEDPGKKTEGIWGLRPPKGRSFSSLESSLDQSNSLSWYGEESYIQRMEPGAKCFAVRSLGWVEVPEEDLVPGKSSIAVNNCIQQLAQTRSRSQPPDGAWGEGQNMLMILKKDAMSLVNPLDHSLIHCQPLVHIRVWGVGSSKGRDFAFVAGDKDSCMLKCHVFRCDVPAKAIASALHGLCAQILSERVEVSGDSPCCSLDPITPEDLPRQVELLDAVSQAAQKYEALYMGSLPVTKAMGMDVLNEAIGTLTTRGDRDTWVPAMLSVSDSVMTAHPIQAEAGAEEEPLWQCPVRLVTFIGVGRDPHTFGLIADLGHQSFQCAAFWCQPHAGGLSEAVQAACMVQYQKCLVASAARGKAWGAQARARLRLKRTSSVDSPGGPLPLPMLKGGVGGAGAAPRKRGVFSFLDAFRLKPSLLHMP; encoded by the exons ATGCTGGGCAAGGATTACATGCTGGCCATCATTCTGGTCAACTGCGATG ACGACTTGTGGGGGGACCAGAGTCTGGAGGGGGAGCCAGGCCTGCCCCCTGGCTGGAGGAAGATCCGCGATGCTGCAGGTACTTATTATTGGCATGTACCCAGCGGTAGCACTCAGTGGCAGCGCCCAACCTGGGAGTCAGGAGATGCAGAGGACCCAGGCAAG AAGACAGAGGGAATTTGGGGACTTCGGCCTCCCAAGGGGAGATCCTTCTCCAGCCTGGAGAGCTCACTGGACCAGAG TAACTCTCTGTCCTGGTATGGTGAAGAATCCTACATCCAGAGAATGGAGCCAGGGGCTAAG TGCTTTGCAGTCCGCTCTCTGGGCTGGGTGGAAGTACCTGAAGAGGACCTGGTACCGGGGAAGAGCAGTATCGCTGTCAATAACTGCATCCAGCAGCTGGCCCAGACCCGAAGCCGCAGTCAGCCCCCAGATGGTGCCTGGGGTGAG GGCCAGAACATGCTGATGATCCTGAAAAAGGATGCCATGAGCCTGGTGAATCCCCTGGACCACAGTCTGATCCACTGCCAGCCTCTGGTGCACATCCGTGTATGGGGTGTGGGCAGCTCCAAGGGCCG GGACTTCGCTTTTGTGGCGGGTGACAAAGACAGCTGTATGCTCAAGTGCCATGTATTTCGCTGTGACGTCCCTGCTAAGGCCATTGCCAGTGCCCTACATGGGCTTTGTGCCCAG ATCTTGTCGGAGCGAGTGGAGGTCAGTGGTGATTCCCCTTGCTGCTCACTAGACCCCATTACCCCTGAAGACCTGCCTCGACAAG TGGAGCTACTGGATGCTGTGAGCCAGGCTGCTCAGAAGTACGAGGCACTGTACATGGGGAGCCTGCCAGTCACCAAAGCCATGG GCATGGATGTGCTGAACGAGGCCATTGGTACGCTCACCACCCGTGGGGACCGGGACACCTGGGTCCCTGCcatgctcagtgtgtctgactctgttatgACTGCACATCCCATTCAG GCAGAGGCTGGTGCAGAGGAGGAACCACTGTGGCAGTGTCCTGTGCGCCTCGTGACCTTTATTGGTGTTGGTCGTGACCCACACACCTTTGGTCTCATTGCTGACCTGGGCCATCAGAGCTTCCAGTGTGCAGCCTTCTGGTGCCAGCCCCATGCAGGGGGACTCTCTGAAGCTGTGCAGGCGGCTTGCATG GTTCAGTACCAGAAGTGTCTTGTGGCCTCTGCAGCTCGAGGCAAGGCCTGGGGTGCCCAGGCCCGTGCACGCCTGCGGCTCAAGCGGACCAGCTCTGTGGACTCCCCAGGAGGTCCCTTGCCACTTCCCATGCTCAAAGGAGGGGTTGGGGGTGCAGGAGCAGCCCCTCGAAAGCGGGGTGTCTTCTCTTTTCTTGATGCCTTCCGGCTGAAACCCTCTCTGCTCCACATGCCCTAA
- the LOC133251346 gene encoding uncharacterized LOC131768270 homolog, producing the protein MADDKDSLPKLKDLAFLKNQLERLQQRVEDEVNSGVGQDASFLSSPFLKGFLAGYVVAKLRASAVLGFAVGTCTGIYVAQAYAVPNVEKTLRDYLRSLRKGPD; encoded by the exons ATGGCGGATGACAAG GATTCTCTTCCCAAGCTTAAGGACCTGGCTTTTCTCAAGAACCAGCTGGAACGCCTGCAACAGCGTGTGGAAGATGAAGTCAACAGTGGTGTAGGCCAG GATGCCTCATTCTTGTCCTCTCCATTCCTCAAGGGCTTCCTGGCTGGCTATGTGGTGGCCAAACTGAGGGCATCAGCAGTATTGGGCTTTGCCGTGGGCACCTGCACTGGCATATATGTAGCTCAGGCATATGCTGTGCCCAATGTGGAGAAGACATTGAGGGACTATCTTCGATCACTGCGCAAAGGGCCCGACTAG
- the APBB3 gene encoding amyloid-beta A4 precursor protein-binding family B member 3 isoform X2: MLGKDYMLAIILVNCDDDLWGDQSLEGEPGLPPGWRKIRDAAGTYYWHVPSGSTQWQRPTWESGDAEDPGKKTEGIWGLRPPKGRSFSSLESSLDQRGLLSFPSTRQCFAVRSLGWVEVPEEDLVPGKSSIAVNNCIQQLAQTRSRSQPPDGAWGEGQNMLMILKKDAMSLVNPLDHSLIHCQPLVHIRVWGVGSSKGRDFAFVAGDKDSCMLKCHVFRCDVPAKAIASALHGLCAQILSERVEVSGDSPCCSLDPITPEDLPRQVELLDAVSQAAQKYEALYMGSLPVTKAMDPSLRLGDTEVGMSPLGMDVLNEAIGTLTTRGDRDTWVPAMLSVSDSVMTAHPIQAEAGAEEEPLWQCPVRLVTFIGVGRDPHTFGLIADLGHQSFQCAAFWCQPHAGGLSEAVQAACMVQYQKCLVASAARGKAWGAQARARLRLKRTSSVDSPGGPLPLPMLKGGVGGAGAAPRKRGVFSFLDAFRLKPSLLHMP; the protein is encoded by the exons ATGCTGGGCAAGGATTACATGCTGGCCATCATTCTGGTCAACTGCGATG ACGACTTGTGGGGGGACCAGAGTCTGGAGGGGGAGCCAGGCCTGCCCCCTGGCTGGAGGAAGATCCGCGATGCTGCAGGTACTTATTATTGGCATGTACCCAGCGGTAGCACTCAGTGGCAGCGCCCAACCTGGGAGTCAGGAGATGCAGAGGACCCAGGCAAG AAGACAGAGGGAATTTGGGGACTTCGGCCTCCCAAGGGGAGATCCTTCTCCAGCCTGGAGAGCTCACTGGACCAGAG GGGCCTTCTGTCCTTTCCTTCAACCCGTCAGTGCTTTGCAGTCCGCTCTCTGGGCTGGGTGGAAGTACCTGAAGAGGACCTGGTACCGGGGAAGAGCAGTATCGCTGTCAATAACTGCATCCAGCAGCTGGCCCAGACCCGAAGCCGCAGTCAGCCCCCAGATGGTGCCTGGGGTGAG GGCCAGAACATGCTGATGATCCTGAAAAAGGATGCCATGAGCCTGGTGAATCCCCTGGACCACAGTCTGATCCACTGCCAGCCTCTGGTGCACATCCGTGTATGGGGTGTGGGCAGCTCCAAGGGCCG GGACTTCGCTTTTGTGGCGGGTGACAAAGACAGCTGTATGCTCAAGTGCCATGTATTTCGCTGTGACGTCCCTGCTAAGGCCATTGCCAGTGCCCTACATGGGCTTTGTGCCCAG ATCTTGTCGGAGCGAGTGGAGGTCAGTGGTGATTCCCCTTGCTGCTCACTAGACCCCATTACCCCTGAAGACCTGCCTCGACAAG TGGAGCTACTGGATGCTGTGAGCCAGGCTGCTCAGAAGTACGAGGCACTGTACATGGGGAGCCTGCCAGTCACCAAAGCCATGG ATCCTTCTTTACGCCTGGGAGACACTGAGGTGGGCATGTCCCCCCTAGGCATGGATGTGCTGAACGAGGCCATTGGTACGCTCACCACCCGTGGGGACCGGGACACCTGGGTCCCTGCcatgctcagtgtgtctgactctgttatgACTGCACATCCCATTCAG GCAGAGGCTGGTGCAGAGGAGGAACCACTGTGGCAGTGTCCTGTGCGCCTCGTGACCTTTATTGGTGTTGGTCGTGACCCACACACCTTTGGTCTCATTGCTGACCTGGGCCATCAGAGCTTCCAGTGTGCAGCCTTCTGGTGCCAGCCCCATGCAGGGGGACTCTCTGAAGCTGTGCAGGCGGCTTGCATG GTTCAGTACCAGAAGTGTCTTGTGGCCTCTGCAGCTCGAGGCAAGGCCTGGGGTGCCCAGGCCCGTGCACGCCTGCGGCTCAAGCGGACCAGCTCTGTGGACTCCCCAGGAGGTCCCTTGCCACTTCCCATGCTCAAAGGAGGGGTTGGGGGTGCAGGAGCAGCCCCTCGAAAGCGGGGTGTCTTCTCTTTTCTTGATGCCTTCCGGCTGAAACCCTCTCTGCTCCACATGCCCTAA
- the APBB3 gene encoding amyloid-beta A4 precursor protein-binding family B member 3 isoform X1, translated as MLGKDYMLAIILVNCDDDLWGDQSLEGEPGLPPGWRKIRDAAGTYYWHVPSGSTQWQRPTWESGDAEDPGKKTEGIWGLRPPKGRSFSSLESSLDQSNSLSWYGEESYIQRMEPGAKCFAVRSLGWVEVPEEDLVPGKSSIAVNNCIQQLAQTRSRSQPPDGAWGEGQNMLMILKKDAMSLVNPLDHSLIHCQPLVHIRVWGVGSSKGRDFAFVAGDKDSCMLKCHVFRCDVPAKAIASALHGLCAQILSERVEVSGDSPCCSLDPITPEDLPRQVELLDAVSQAAQKYEALYMGSLPVTKAMDPSLRLGDTEVGMSPLGMDVLNEAIGTLTTRGDRDTWVPAMLSVSDSVMTAHPIQAEAGAEEEPLWQCPVRLVTFIGVGRDPHTFGLIADLGHQSFQCAAFWCQPHAGGLSEAVQAACMVQYQKCLVASAARGKAWGAQARARLRLKRTSSVDSPGGPLPLPMLKGGVGGAGAAPRKRGVFSFLDAFRLKPSLLHMP; from the exons ATGCTGGGCAAGGATTACATGCTGGCCATCATTCTGGTCAACTGCGATG ACGACTTGTGGGGGGACCAGAGTCTGGAGGGGGAGCCAGGCCTGCCCCCTGGCTGGAGGAAGATCCGCGATGCTGCAGGTACTTATTATTGGCATGTACCCAGCGGTAGCACTCAGTGGCAGCGCCCAACCTGGGAGTCAGGAGATGCAGAGGACCCAGGCAAG AAGACAGAGGGAATTTGGGGACTTCGGCCTCCCAAGGGGAGATCCTTCTCCAGCCTGGAGAGCTCACTGGACCAGAG TAACTCTCTGTCCTGGTATGGTGAAGAATCCTACATCCAGAGAATGGAGCCAGGGGCTAAG TGCTTTGCAGTCCGCTCTCTGGGCTGGGTGGAAGTACCTGAAGAGGACCTGGTACCGGGGAAGAGCAGTATCGCTGTCAATAACTGCATCCAGCAGCTGGCCCAGACCCGAAGCCGCAGTCAGCCCCCAGATGGTGCCTGGGGTGAG GGCCAGAACATGCTGATGATCCTGAAAAAGGATGCCATGAGCCTGGTGAATCCCCTGGACCACAGTCTGATCCACTGCCAGCCTCTGGTGCACATCCGTGTATGGGGTGTGGGCAGCTCCAAGGGCCG GGACTTCGCTTTTGTGGCGGGTGACAAAGACAGCTGTATGCTCAAGTGCCATGTATTTCGCTGTGACGTCCCTGCTAAGGCCATTGCCAGTGCCCTACATGGGCTTTGTGCCCAG ATCTTGTCGGAGCGAGTGGAGGTCAGTGGTGATTCCCCTTGCTGCTCACTAGACCCCATTACCCCTGAAGACCTGCCTCGACAAG TGGAGCTACTGGATGCTGTGAGCCAGGCTGCTCAGAAGTACGAGGCACTGTACATGGGGAGCCTGCCAGTCACCAAAGCCATGG ATCCTTCTTTACGCCTGGGAGACACTGAGGTGGGCATGTCCCCCCTAGGCATGGATGTGCTGAACGAGGCCATTGGTACGCTCACCACCCGTGGGGACCGGGACACCTGGGTCCCTGCcatgctcagtgtgtctgactctgttatgACTGCACATCCCATTCAG GCAGAGGCTGGTGCAGAGGAGGAACCACTGTGGCAGTGTCCTGTGCGCCTCGTGACCTTTATTGGTGTTGGTCGTGACCCACACACCTTTGGTCTCATTGCTGACCTGGGCCATCAGAGCTTCCAGTGTGCAGCCTTCTGGTGCCAGCCCCATGCAGGGGGACTCTCTGAAGCTGTGCAGGCGGCTTGCATG GTTCAGTACCAGAAGTGTCTTGTGGCCTCTGCAGCTCGAGGCAAGGCCTGGGGTGCCCAGGCCCGTGCACGCCTGCGGCTCAAGCGGACCAGCTCTGTGGACTCCCCAGGAGGTCCCTTGCCACTTCCCATGCTCAAAGGAGGGGTTGGGGGTGCAGGAGCAGCCCCTCGAAAGCGGGGTGTCTTCTCTTTTCTTGATGCCTTCCGGCTGAAACCCTCTCTGCTCCACATGCCCTAA
- the EIF4EBP3 gene encoding LOW QUALITY PROTEIN: eukaryotic translation initiation factor 4E-binding protein 3 (The sequence of the model RefSeq protein was modified relative to this genomic sequence to represent the inferred CDS: inserted 1 base in 1 codon) has protein sequence MPSSTSCPIHGGREGLPDCYGSTPXGTLYAATPGGTRIIYDLKFLLECKNSPTARRPPCCLPQIPGVTAPPTAPPPKLEELTEQKETEEEIPDDEQFGMDI, from the exons ATGCCCTCATCCACCAGCTGCCCGATTcatgggggcagggaagggctGCCCGACTGCTACGGCAGCACGC GGGGCACGCTATACGCCGCAACCCCCGGAG GCACCAGGATCATCTACGACCTAAAGTTCCTGCTGGAGTGCAAGAACTCGCCCACTGCCCGGAGGCCTCCCTGCTGCCTCCCCCAGATTCCCGGGGTCACAGCGCCTCCAACAGCCCCACCCCCCAAGCTAGAGGAGCTGACGGAgcagaaggagacagaggaagagataccCG ATGATGAACAGTTTGGAATGGACATCTGA
- the SRA1 gene encoding steroid receptor RNA activator 1 isoform X2, producing the protein MAELYVKPGNTERGWNDPPQFSYGLQTQAGGPKRSPLTKRVAAPQDGSPRVPTSETSPGLPPMGPPPPSSKASRPPQFVGSCPPSRTEPMDSPVVESETLLEDVLRPLERALEDCRGHIKKQVCDDISRRLALLQEQWAGGKLSMPVKKRMALLVQGCLLSPSLSSELSSHQWDAADDIHRSLMVDHVTEVSQWMVGVKRLIAVKRSLFSEEEANEEKSIATAEQNQTVPGIQHDL; encoded by the exons ATGGCGGAGCTGTATGTGAAGCCGG GCAACACGGAGCGCGGCTGGAACGATCCGCCGCAGTTCTCCTATGGGCTGCAGACCCAGGCTGGCGGACCCAAGCGCTCGCCTCTCACCAAGAGGGTCGCCGCTCCCCAGGATGGATCCCCCAGAG TCCCTACCTCAGAGACATCTCCTGGGCTCCCCCCAATGGGGCCTCCACCTCCTTCAAGTAAGGCTTCCAGACCCCCCCAATTTGTGGGGAGCTGTCCTCCCTCCAGAACGGAGCCCATGGATTCCCCAGTCGTTGAGTCTGAGACTCTGCTGGAAGATGTACTGAGACCTTTGGAACGGGCATTGGAGGACTGCCGTGGCCACATAAAG AAGCAGGTATGTGATGACATCAGCCGACGCCTGGCTCTGCTGCAGGAACAGTGGGCTGGAGGGAAGCTGTCAATGCCTGTAAAGAAGAGGATGGCTCTGCTGGTGCAAG GTTGCTTGCTCAGCCCCTCTCTCTCCTCAGAGCTTTCAAGCCACCAGTGGGATGCAGCAGATGACATCCACCGCTCACTCATGGTTGACCATGTGACTGAGGTCAGTCAGTGGATGGTGGGAGTTAAAAGATTAATTGCGGTAAAGAGGAGTCTGTTTTCAGAGGAGGAGGCCAATGAAGAGAAATCCATAGCCACAGCTGAGCAGAATCAAACTGTACCAGGCATCCAGCATGACCTGTGA